The Arachis duranensis cultivar V14167 unplaced genomic scaffold, aradu.V14167.gnm2.J7QH unplaced_Scaffold_232527, whole genome shotgun sequence genome contains a region encoding:
- the LOC107461870 gene encoding transcription factor TGA9 isoform X1, whose product MGSQRIIGGGLGLSEAGPSTHHHHHVPSYGVLHGINTANPSTLINEGHAFNFGELEEAIVLQGVKARNDEGKAPLFTTAPRPAATLEMFPSWPIRFHQTSRGGSKSGGESTDSALSTKTEPPFEAESPMSKKATTPSLDHQHQLQHDHHDASRIVGPSSSPQNQSQAKSPHEKRKGAGSTSEKPLDAKTLRRLAQNREAARKSRLRKKAYVQQLESSRLKLTQLEQDLQRARSQGLFMDCGGVGGNLSSGGAMFDLEYGRWLEEEQRLMGELRNGVQAAVSEGEMRGIVDGYLSHYDELFRLKSVAAKSDVFHLINGMWTSQAERCFLWIGGFKPSDLITMLIQQLEPLAEQQIMGMYGLRHSSQQAEDALSQGLDQLQQSLVDTIAGGPIVDGVQQMVVAMGKLANLEGFVRQADNLRQQTLHQLCRLLTVRQAARCFIVIGEYYGRLRALSSLWASRPRETLMSDDNSCQTTTDLQMVHPSHHQNHFPSF is encoded by the exons ATGGGGAGCCAGAGAATAATAGGAGGAGGACTTGGTTTATCTGAGGCAGGGCCTTCAACTCACCACCATCACCATGTCCCTTCTTATGGTGTTCTTCATGGAATTAATACTGCTAATCCATCAACCTTAAT TAATGAAGGACATGCTTTTAACTTTGGAGAGTTGGAAGAGGCAATTGTGCTGCAAGGAGTAAAGGCAAGAAATGATGAAGGCAAAGCAC CTTTATTCACAACAGCACCCAGACCTGCAGCTACACTAGAAATGTTCCCTTCATGGCCAATCAGATTTCACCAAACCTCAAGG GGAGGTTCAAAATCAGGAGGAGAAAGCACTGATTCAGCACTTTCAACAAAAACTGAGCCACCCTTCGAAGCAGAATCTCCAATGAGTAAaaaggcaacaacaccttcttTAGATCATCAGCACCAGCTTCAACATGATCATCATGATGCCTCAAGAATAGTAGGCCCTTCTTCATCACCACAGAATCAATCACAAGCCAAATCACCTCATGAAAAG AGGAAGGGAGCTGGTTCCACATCAGAGAAACCACTTGATGCAAAG aCATTGAGACGTTTGGCTCAAAACAGAGAGGCAGCAAGAAAAAGCCGTCTAAGGAAAAAG GCTTATGTGCAGCAATTAGAGTCAAGTAGATTAAAGCTTACACAACTTGAACAAGACCTTCAAAGGGCTCGTTCTCAG GGACTATTCATGGATTGTGGTGGTGTTGGAGGCAATCTAAGCTCCG GAGGTGCGATGTTTGACCTGGAATACGGAAGGTGGTTGGAGGAAGAGCAGCGGCTGATGGGGGAGCTCCGGAACGGGGTGCAGGCGGCGGTGTCGGAGGGGGAAATGAGAGGGATCGTGGATGGATATTTGTCCCATTACGATGAGCTGTTCAGGCTGAAGAGTGTGGCAGCGAAATCAGATGTTTTCCATCTCATCAATGGCATGTGGACCTCCCAAGCTGAACGCTGCTTCCTCTGGATCGGTGGTTTCAAGCCCTCGGACCTCATCACG ATGTTGATACAACAGTTGGAGCCACTGGCGGAGCAACAGATAATGGGAATGTATGGCCTGCGCCATTCCTCACAGCAAGCGGAGGACGCTCTTTCTCAAGGCCTTGACCAGCTCCAGCAGTCTCTCGTCGACACCATCGCCGGCGGCCCCATTGTCGACGGCGTCCAACAGATGGTTGTTGCCATGGGCAAGCTTGCCAATCTTGAAGGCTTTGTTCGCCAG GCTGATAATTTGAGGCAGCAAACACTTCATCAATTATGTCGGTTACTAACAGTTCGTCAAGCAGCACGGTGTTTTATTGTCATTGGAGAATATTATGGACGCCTTCGCGCCCTTAGTTCTCTTTGGGCATCAAGGCCACGAGA gaCGTTGATGAGCGATGATAACTCATGCCAAACAACCACTGACTTGCAAATGGTGCATCCTTCTCATCATCAGAATCACTTCCCCAGCTTCTAA
- the LOC107461870 gene encoding transcription factor TGA9 isoform X2 encodes MGSQRIIGGGLGLSEAGPSTHHHHHVPSYGVLHGINTANPSTLINEGHAFNFGELEEAIVLQGVKARNDEGKAPLFTTAPRPAATLEMFPSWPIRFHQTSRGGSKSGGESTDSALSTKTEPPFEAESPMSKKATTPSLDHQHQLQHDHHDASRIVGPSSSPQNQSQAKSPHEKRKGAGSTSEKPLDAKTLRRLAQNREAARKSRLRKKAYVQQLESSRLKLTQLEQDLQRARSQGLFMDCGGVGGNLSSGGAMFDLEYGRWLEEEQRLMGELRNGVQAAVSEGEMRGIVDGYLSHYDELFRLKSVAAKSDVFHLINGMWTSQAERCFLWIGGFKPSDLITMLIQQLEPLAEQQIMGMYGLRHSSQQAEDALSQGLDQLQQSLVDTIAGGPIVDGVQQMVVAMGKLANLEGFVRQDVDER; translated from the exons ATGGGGAGCCAGAGAATAATAGGAGGAGGACTTGGTTTATCTGAGGCAGGGCCTTCAACTCACCACCATCACCATGTCCCTTCTTATGGTGTTCTTCATGGAATTAATACTGCTAATCCATCAACCTTAAT TAATGAAGGACATGCTTTTAACTTTGGAGAGTTGGAAGAGGCAATTGTGCTGCAAGGAGTAAAGGCAAGAAATGATGAAGGCAAAGCAC CTTTATTCACAACAGCACCCAGACCTGCAGCTACACTAGAAATGTTCCCTTCATGGCCAATCAGATTTCACCAAACCTCAAGG GGAGGTTCAAAATCAGGAGGAGAAAGCACTGATTCAGCACTTTCAACAAAAACTGAGCCACCCTTCGAAGCAGAATCTCCAATGAGTAAaaaggcaacaacaccttcttTAGATCATCAGCACCAGCTTCAACATGATCATCATGATGCCTCAAGAATAGTAGGCCCTTCTTCATCACCACAGAATCAATCACAAGCCAAATCACCTCATGAAAAG AGGAAGGGAGCTGGTTCCACATCAGAGAAACCACTTGATGCAAAG aCATTGAGACGTTTGGCTCAAAACAGAGAGGCAGCAAGAAAAAGCCGTCTAAGGAAAAAG GCTTATGTGCAGCAATTAGAGTCAAGTAGATTAAAGCTTACACAACTTGAACAAGACCTTCAAAGGGCTCGTTCTCAG GGACTATTCATGGATTGTGGTGGTGTTGGAGGCAATCTAAGCTCCG GAGGTGCGATGTTTGACCTGGAATACGGAAGGTGGTTGGAGGAAGAGCAGCGGCTGATGGGGGAGCTCCGGAACGGGGTGCAGGCGGCGGTGTCGGAGGGGGAAATGAGAGGGATCGTGGATGGATATTTGTCCCATTACGATGAGCTGTTCAGGCTGAAGAGTGTGGCAGCGAAATCAGATGTTTTCCATCTCATCAATGGCATGTGGACCTCCCAAGCTGAACGCTGCTTCCTCTGGATCGGTGGTTTCAAGCCCTCGGACCTCATCACG ATGTTGATACAACAGTTGGAGCCACTGGCGGAGCAACAGATAATGGGAATGTATGGCCTGCGCCATTCCTCACAGCAAGCGGAGGACGCTCTTTCTCAAGGCCTTGACCAGCTCCAGCAGTCTCTCGTCGACACCATCGCCGGCGGCCCCATTGTCGACGGCGTCCAACAGATGGTTGTTGCCATGGGCAAGCTTGCCAATCTTGAAGGCTTTGTTCGCCAG gaCGTTGATGAGCGATGA
- the LOC107461889 gene encoding uncharacterized protein LOC107461889, which produces MADGTLQSNRHHCAAPLSNDVVRSFETTHWTVLPFIRDSFCMIGYAIGATTSAFYGFINVLPDLCACIFSLVVILLLLMWWRKIPRIVPYAFILRFEVDNMVLSTDIDLSAIQAPPVIVFSSACAGLAGGAAPSLAQLASSSYHAAY; this is translated from the exons ATGGCAGATGGCACCCTCCAATCTAACCGCCATCACTGCGCAGCTCCGCTTTCAAACGACGTCGTTCGTTCGTTT gAAACTACTCATTGGACTGTTCTCCCTTTCATCAGGGATAGCTTTTGTatg ATTGGTTATGCTATTGGTGCCACTACAAGTGCATTTTATGGATTCATCAATG TTTTGCCGGACCTATGTGCTTGCATTTTCTCATTGGT TGTCATTCTGCTTTTACTTATGTGGTGGAGAAAGATTCCTAGGATTGTACCTTATGCTTTCATACTCCGGTTTGAAGTTGATAACATGGTACTGAGTACTGACATAGACCTCTCTGCAATTCAGGCACCACCTGTGATAGTGTTCTCTTCTGCCTGTGCAGGACTCGCAG GTGGGGCTGCTCCTTCTTTGGCACAACTTGCATCCTCATCTTATCATGCAGCATATTGA